Proteins encoded together in one Rhinoraja longicauda isolate Sanriku21f chromosome 22, sRhiLon1.1, whole genome shotgun sequence window:
- the zhx3b gene encoding zinc fingers and homeoboxes protein 3 — protein MASKRKSTTPCMIPAKTLALRDPAVGASPAYHDDDDQSLPRAFPTDDPSAGEESCGEIEGAVPDGFECKYCDFTSQDYHAFTVHVESAHSDACVGRLYVCVECNYSAHSQEALAMHNALSHSVADNLKVSVIKKGNQMLPEQNLADPRGNLPAAQENGKDTDAQAEISISKTPIMKMLKGKPDSKRISITHPGREEPSEEVGVANEAIKKAEGQEVVPVNGPTGSGQVVNGATVVPMPVLQASMAQIIPVVQQPAPGSSSSPLPKVMIPLSSIPTYNAAMDTNSFLNNSFNKFPYPTKAELCWLTVVTKYPEEQLKIWFTAQRLKHGISWTPEEIEDARKKMFTTIIQGVPQQTITVLPSQVTTTNGSHHLFQANFPCQLMTQAGNIVVAQPGGVVKGLAMAGSHLAVSLAAIPRQQQQQQQQQQQQQQQQQQQQQKQQQQQQQQQQLQQDISKFQKLGGTTEKTVTSVCAAQPAAVSGTSQLSSTSLMSEFGTHKYKKTKEQLAALKQSFQRAQFPEPDEVDRLVRVSGLQGKEIRKWFSDRRYNYKNLKCNQSFEAGGHGQAAGVGTEETASPQPSPGFQPCRRQWQTSCDFTPPKFKGKSAEQLSLLEHSYGLSPFPTEDEVGRLRTQTKMTRREIDLWFSERRKVKEDERRGGRQEDSGVADSAGDEEEDEEDEDEEDEEDGEGTPSDSSSVDMKRVLLPQERQKVSPLKICMKDGSNACVQPNAAHAARTANPGGLSTSSYHAPKYKGQNKKTVHQLHLMKLQFMRTQWPTVEEYDELAIRARLPRTEVVRWFGDARYALKNGQLKWFDDYKKGIYAIRSGSNSLITDVPAEQYRIRRTPGRKSGKVVLFEYYTQHRMLHEEDLDRLCERSCMSYEQVRDWFAEKQTEDAMYMSDFSNEDLQSTNGESDKAKGGPGLAADEAYSDVTDNSDNWDVQSRDGPAQLDEFDTENISEAE, from the exons ATGGCGAGCAAGAGGAAGTCCACCACGCCGTGTATGATACCAGCCAAGACCCTGGCCTTGCGGGATCCGGCCGTGGGCGCCAGCCCAGCGTACCACGACGATGACGATCAATCCTTACCGCGAGCGTTTCCAACCGACGACCCTTCAGCCGGAGAGGAGTCTTGTGGTGAGATCGAGGGAGCAGTGCCCGATGGGTTTGAGTGCAAGTACTGCGATTTCACCAGCCAGGACTACCACGCCTTCACCGTGCACGTGGAGTCTGCGCACTCGGACGCGTGCGTGGGCCGGCTGTACGTCTGCGTGGAGTGCAACTACAGCGCCCACAGCCAGGAGGCGCTGGCGATGCACAACGCGCTGAGCCACAGCGTGGCGGACAACCTCAAGGTCAGCGTCATCAAGAAGGGCAACCAGATGCTGCCCGAGCAGAACCTGGCCGACCCGCGGGGCAATCTCCCCGCCGCCCAGGAGAACGGGAAGGACACCGATGCCCAGGCCGAAATCTCCATCAGCAAGACCCCCATCATGAAGATGCTGAAGGGCAAACCGGACAGCAAGAGGATCAGCATCACCCACCCGGGGAGGGAAGAGCCCAGCGAGGAGGTCGGCGTGGCCAACGAGGCCATTAAGAAggcggaggggcaagaggtggtccCGGTCAATGGGCCAACGGGCTCTGGCCAGGTCGTCAATGGGGCCACGGTGGTGCCGATGCCTGTCCTGCAGGCCAGCATGGCCCAGATTATCCCGGTGGTCCAACAGCCGGCTCCGGGCAGCAGTTCCAGCCCCCTTCCCAAGGTCATGATTCCGCTGAGCAGCATTCCCACCTACAACGCCGCCATGGACACCAACAGCTTCCTCAACAACTCCTTCAACAAGTTCCCCTACCCGACCAAGGCCGAGCTGTGCTGGCTCACGGTGGTGACCAAGTACCCGGAGGAGCAGCTGAAGATCTGGTTCACCGCCCAGCGGCTCAAGCACGGCATCAGCTGGACGCCGGAGGAGATCGAGGACGCCCGGAAGAAGATGTTCACCACCATCATCCAGGGCGTCCCTCAGCAGACTATCACCGTGCTGCCCAGCCAGGTGACcaccaccaatggcagccaccaCCTCTTCCAGGCCAACTTCCCCTGCCAGCTGATGACCCAGGCGGGCAACATTGTGGTCGCCCAGCCCGGTGGGGTGGTGAAAGGACTCGCCATGGCGGGCTCCCACCTGGCGGTCAGCCTGGCCGCCATCcccaggcagcagcagcagcagcagcagcagcagcagcagcagcagcagcagcagcagcagcagcagcagaagcagcagcagcagcagcagcagcagcagcagctgcagCAAGACATCTCCAAGTTCCAGAAGCTTGGAGGAACGACGGAGAAGACCGTGACCTCGGTTTGCGCCGCCCAGCCGGCGGCGGTCAGCGGCACGAGCCAGCTCTCGTCCACCAGCCTCATGTCCGAGTTCGGGACGCATAAGTATAAGAAGACCAAGGAGCAGTTGGCGGCGCTGAAGCAGAGCTTCCAGCGCGCCCAGTTCCCCGAGCCGGACGAGGTGGACCGGCTGGTCAGGGTGTCGGGGCTCCAGGGCAAGGAGATCCGCAAGTGGTTCAGCGACCGGCGCTACAACTACAAGAACCTCAAGTGCAACCAGTCCTTCGAGGCGGGAGGCCACGGCCAGGCGGCCGGGGTGGGCACGGAGGAGACCGCCAGCCCGCAGCCCAGCCCGGGCTTCCAGCCCTGCCGCCGCCAGTGGCAGACCAGCTGCGACTTCACCCCGCCCAAGTTCAAGGGCAAGTCGGCCGAGCAGCTCAGCCTGCTGGAGCACAGCTACGGCCTCAGCCCCTTCCCCACAGAGGATGAGGTGGGCCGCCTACGGACCCAGACCAAGATGACCCGGAGGGAGATCGACCTGTGGTTCTCCGAGCGCAGGAAGGTCAAGGAGGACGAGCGGCGCGGTGGGCGCCAGGAAGACTCTGGGGTGGCCGACTCGGCCGGGGACGAGGAGGAGGACGAGGAGGACGAGGACGAGGAGGACGAGGAGGACGGGGAAGGGACGCCCAGCGACAGCAGCTCGGTGGACATGAAGCGGGTCTTGCTCCCTCAGGAGCGGCAGAAGGTCAGCCCCCTGAAGATCTGCATGAAGGACGGCTCCAACGCCTGCGTCCAGCCCAATGCCGCGCACGCCGCCAGGACCGCCAACCCCGgcggcctctccacctcctcctacCATGCCCCCAAGTACAAGGGGCAGAACAAGAAGACGGTCCACCAGCTCCACCTGATGAAGCTTCAGTTCATGCGCACCCAGTGGCCCACGGTGGAGGAGTACGACGAGCTGGCCATCAGAGCCAGGCTGCCCCGGACCGAGGTGGTCCGCTGGTTCGGAGACGCCCGCTACGCCCTGAAGAACGGGCAGCTGAAGTGGTTCGACGACTACAAGAAGGGCATCTACGCCATCCGCTCGGGCAGCAACAGCCTGATCACCGACGTGCCGGCGGAGCAGTACAGGATCAGGCGCACGCCGGGCCGCAAGAGCGGCAAGGTGGTGCTGTTCGAGTACTACACCCAGCACCGCATGCTGCACGAGGAGGACCTCGACCGCCTGTGCGAGAGGTCCTGCATGAGCTACGAGCAGGTGAGGGACTGGTTCGCCGAGAAGCAGACCGAGGACGCAATGTACATGTCAGACTTCAGCAACGAGGACCTGCAGTCGACCAACGGCGAGAGCGACAAGGCCAAGGGCGGCCCAGGCCTCGCCGCCGACGAGGCGTACTCCGACGTGACCGACAACAGCGACAACTGGGACGTCCAGTCACGGGACGGTCCAGCGCAACTCGACGAGTTTGACACGGAGAATATCTCTG AGGCAGAGTGA